From the Canis lupus dingo isolate Sandy chromosome 37, ASM325472v2, whole genome shotgun sequence genome, one window contains:
- the ICOS gene encoding inducible T-cell costimulator, whose protein sequence is MKSDLWYFLLFCFQVEALTGEINDSTKSEMFTFHDGGVQILCKFNAIVSQYKMELLKGTEVLCDLTTTKENGNTVSKNPKFCQSQSSSDGVSFFLYNLDSSHASYYACQLSIFDPPPFQRKNISREYLNVYESQTCCQLKFWLPIGCAAFVVVYIFGCIFLCWLTKKKYRSSVHDPNSEYMFMAAVNTAKKPGLTGVTHNLELCGTQA, encoded by the exons ATGAAGTCAGACCTCTggtatttccttctcttctgctttCAAGTTGAAGCCCTAACAG GAGAAATCAATGATTCTACCAAGTCTGAGATGTTTACATTTCACGATGGAGGTGTACAAATTTTATGCAAATTCAATGCGATTGTCTCGCAATATAAAATGGAGTtgctgaaagggacagaagtACTCTGTGATCTCACTAcgacaaaggaaaatggaaacacagtGTCCAAGAATCCGAAATTCTGTCAATCTCAGTCATCCAGTGATGGTGTCTCCTTTTTTCTGTATAACTTGGACAGTTCTCATGCCAGCTACTATGCCTGCCAACTGTCAATTTTTGATCCTCCtccttttcagagaaaaaatattagcagagaatatttgaatgtttatg AATCACAGACTTGCTGCCAACTGAAGTTCTGGTTACCCATAGGATGTGCAGCTTTTGTTGTAGTCTATATTTTTGGATGCATATTTCTTTGTTGGCTTACAAAAAAG aaatatcGATCCAGTGTGCATGACCCTAACAGTGAATACATGTTCATGGCAGCAGTGAACACAGCCAAAAAACCTGGACTCACAG GTGTGACTCATAATTTGGAACTCTGTGGCACCCAGGCATGA